TGTAGCTTTTTCCCTTGGGGCCTCTGgagcatttctttcctttcccctgcaCCGAGGTGTCTCCACACCATACCTAACAACGCGGGGGGCTGTAAGGCACTGTCGGcgaggcggcggcagcggcggccgcggTACGGCGGGGGGGGGGACGGTCAGCTCAGGCTGTCCAAGGGGGAACAACTTGCTCCAAGCCGAGCACCAGCAGCGGGAGCGCAGAGCGCCCGCAGCGCCGGGAAGCTCACGGAGCCGGGAGCACGGCGGCGGTTTCCAACCGGCCCGGGCAGCGCGAGCGGCGCGGTCGGCGAGCGGGGAGCGCCGCGGGGCTGGCGCGGGGCTGGCGCGGGGCTGGCCCGGGGCGTCTGTCGCGGGCAGCGGTTGTCCCAGCGGCTGTCCCAGCGGTTATCCCAATGGTTCTCTCAGCAGCTATCCCAGCGGCTGTCCCAGCGGTTATCCCAATGGTTCTCTCAGCAGCTATCCCAGCGGCTGTCCCAGCGGTTATCCCAATGGTTCTCTCAGCAGCTATCCCAGCGGCTGTCCCAGCGGTTATCCCAATGGTTCTCTCAGCAGCTATCCCAGCGGCTGTCCCAGCGGTTATCCCAATGGTTCTCTCAGCAGCTATCCCAGCGGCTGTCCCAGCGGTTATCCCAATGGTTCTCTCAGCAGCTATCCCAGCGGCTGTCCCAGCGGTTATCCCAGCGGCTGTCCCAGCGGTTGGCGCAGGGAGGGCGCTGAGGCGCTCCAGCACCGGGCAGCAGAGTCCGTATCCACAGATGCCTCGAGCCGAGACGACCAAGAGGGGACCTCACCCCTAAGAGTCTGCGGGGAGGGTGacaagaggatggagccaggctcctcTCAAGAAACTGGTGCACAGGTGtcggaacccaggaaattcctctggctgccctggaggactcgagaccctgcccagggggctcagagaccttggcacagagcccaagacacctgtgcctttgacttagcccttggaaaaacatttaccaaccttatatgaagaattacaagccacaaaagtttaagtagaatgatactgaatttatcacagggtaaaaaatagatttttttgggtttttagaatgggggttcaggacacaagatggaggaatctgggcatgtccagcctttctccttcttcttggcctccatcttctgctgtgatgttggcacttttagattggtttagagtagaagctcactgtctaacatgggtgataggtattggaaagttattgtaaatattgtacacgtagtttttagtataaaaagacaacgCCACCCCTGAGGCAggcagtgtgcctcaacccgaCCTGCTAGACAGACCTTGGcgggtcagagaaagaattttatagataagatataataaacaaccttgagaacggGAATAGAAGAGTTCTGAGTCCTTCTTcgactgccaggctgggaaaagagactttctaatgcATCTCGGGGTGACTCTGACCAGCTAAAGTCACGAGACACAGGAAGCTCCacctgagcagagggaagaacttctttactgtgcaggaacaggttgcccagagaggttgagGAGTCTCCCAATGGAGACACTCAAGAACCACCCGATGCAATGTGCTCTAGGGTGACACTGCTTGAGCCatgaggttggaccagatgacccactgaggtcccttccatcctgACCCGTtttgattccatgattctgtggttgCAGGCTCTTTCCAGatcttacaaatacatttcactGCAAGAAGAGAGTTGGGCGAAAAAATTACATGGGCAACAGGAGTCACAGGAGGGACACAGAGATGGTCATTTCTCAGCCCCTGAGCATGGCCAGCTTCCCCTAAGAAAGTAGTGATGCGCACTCTGCCCATTCCACTGTTTCCAAGGGCATTGGAGAGAAAGTGAACCCTATGCCAGGACTGGGAGATTCCTTGAACCTGAGCTGAGCCTCTCCAGTACCTGCAGCTCCTTGGCCTGGAGATTCCTGCCACTCTTTAGGGCATCACTTCCTGGCCTTTCCTCTGGGATTCTTTCACAGCATCACACCAACAGGAGCAAAGGAGTAAAACCACCTGGCAAGCTGCTGGTTGATCACTGCCACCATGAGCTGCACACAGCTAGCCACTAGCTAGAAAGGCCAGCAAAGAGCATCCCTTAAACCTGCATTTCTACCCTACAGTCTGTCCAAGGCTCTGGATCACAGTCTAGGATCCCTTTTATTTGACTATCATCTGCCTTCAGttctttttcaggaaattaattaattttcatttcctgaaatgcaggaaatgaaacaaaagatcaaataaaataaagatagtTGTAACCTCCCTATGATAAAGAATATAATCTCTATCCTCTCCCTTGCAGATGATAATTATAATTAATCAGTACAACCTTCTGCAGTTTCTTGATAAGCCCTGGCCTGGGATCCCAGGGAGGGTACAGCCTGAGACAAACACGTGCAAGGCATGTCTCGTGCATTGCTTATCTCTTGGCTCCTGAGGGGGAAGAACACAGCCATTAGCAGAAAGAAACAGGGCTTAACATGGGAAACAACCGACAGATGTGGATGTAGATGGGGTTAACAAGGAATTACAGCTCCTGTGACTGCAGGGACAATGCTTTTCCATTCTATTTGTTGTAGTACACCTCTaacaggctgtggctgtggcttcCTAAGACATGGAGAGGTTTCCACCCAAGTTCATGCCCTACCTTTTGCAACATCCCACCACATTTTGAACAGACAGAAATAAACCGCCCCATTTCAAATAAATACTGCCAAAATCCTGTATCTATTACACAGGGTCTTACTCCATCACAGAGGAcatccagcaggagctgggaatggatgGGATGTGGAATGGGTGGtgtgccctgctcagccacAAGTGCCTCAGCTGTGGGTACATGCCTTAAGACATGATCTTCTCAGGCAACCAGTCAATCTTCTGGGGTCAATTTGAGAAGCCCTTGAAGAGCCCCCATGGCTAAGAATGAGTGATGGCTAAGAATGGgtttggaaatgctgctgcagccccagattTCTAAACATACTCCTACATCGTGAAGTAAGCCTCACTCCAAGGTGAGATCTAGTCACcttgaaacaaaacccaacatcAGCCATGAGAATTTAGCATACAAAAGGCATCTTAGTCCCTGGTTTTATTCCAGAGTGATCACCATAGAAAATAAAACTCTAAAGTTGAAACACATTTTTACACaaggcacattttttctctcccaaatcccttccccaggacTGTTTAGAGTCTATTTCTTCAAGGTACCTCTCTCAAGAGTCTCACACGATCAGAGGACAGCAGCCCGTCTCCTGTGAAAACAAACTGAGAGAGTTGGGGCAGTTATtgactttaaactgaaagagggtaggtttacactagatattaggaagaaattcttcactgtgagggtggtgaggcactggtaCATGTTTCtttgagaagctgtggctgctccatccctgaaaGCGTCCAGTGCCAGtctggatggggccctgagcaacctgatgtagaggaaggtgtccctgcccatggcagggggtttggaatGAGATCTCCTTAAGtttcctttcaacccaaaccattttattattCTATGTTTGAAGCCTGTTTGTCCTCAATGTgcagaccccagagctgggtcATTATTCGCATCCACTTGCAGAATCCTTGTTAATCATacttatcatcattagaaatcacagctgcttttcttcattttcaaagcACTTCGCAGGCTACATTAACAAATGTGTGTCCAGGAAATTATTGGCCAAGTTTCAGACCATTTACAATGGGTTTTACACAAATGCTTTCAGCTTCACATGGAAACAGGCAAGGGGAAATCATCATGTTTGTAAAAGGGTCTCAAAGAGCTACAATAGATTTTCCCTCTCGCCTGCTAGGAGCAAAATGAATGTTTTGAATAAAGCTGAATagttgcttaaaaaaaaaaaagaaaagaaaagaaaagaaaagaaagaaagaaaaagaagaggtgGAGAAAGGTTTTTTACAAATGCCATGTCTTTGGCTGGACTCAGGCATAATCTGATCCAAGTGTTCTTGGGTACATGGGCACTTTTCCAGCATTGCAGAAATGAGCATGACGGACAGGTATCTTTAGCTCTGTTGGTGCCAGACCCCTCAGCAGAGCCTTTCCTCTGTTTTTGACCCTAATCAGCCTTCATATAACCTCATTATCTTGGGTTATACAGCACTTCTTACCTCAGTCTTGGGCTCCCACCCCAAAAGGACAAAGCCCTTTGGGGAAGCCAGCACCCTGCCCCTTGGCAACCCAGGTAAGCAGAGGCAGAAACTGGCCCCAAAAGGGATCAGGAACAGCCACCTTCCATCTGTGATCACACAGAGACCTTCCATCCCCCAGCCAGACGCTG
The nucleotide sequence above comes from Molothrus aeneus isolate 106 chromosome 2, BPBGC_Maene_1.0, whole genome shotgun sequence. Encoded proteins:
- the LOC136571388 gene encoding protein SPT2 homolog — translated: MTDLFGLGGILKIIPLDQAAQSPIHSGLEHFQGCGVSTPYLTTRGAVRHCRRGGGSGGRGTAGGGTVSSGCPRGNNLLQAEHQQRERRAPAAPGSSRSREHGGGFQPARAARAARSASGERRGAGAGLARGWPGASVAGSGCPSGCPSGYPNGSLSSYPSGCPSGYPNGSLSSYPSGCPSGYPNGSLSSYPSGCPSGYPNGSLSSYPSGCPSGYPNGSLSSYPSGCPSGYPNGSLSSYPSGCPSGYPSGCPSGWRREGAEALQHRAAESVSTDASSRDDQEGTSPLRVCGEGDKRMEPGSSQETGAQASSGEERERLLSPFYYGNSPLFQGLQMPSRRFPPALPQLQRPQEPPAAHASSRLPSIRSTGHSQLIPLHSSRVKRDGWAPSPPPQRTTRKPPAHKSPPCLPFRYPFSLSSGSPGFVSLPSPGGSRVNRSLSHPSQHTQTSTDNKGKVTKASPARC